The Roseovarius indicus genome has a segment encoding these proteins:
- the xdhC gene encoding xanthine dehydrogenase accessory protein XdhC, whose translation MGFDLDMLARAVAAHGRVVRVVIAATHGSCPRETGAAMLVWENGQSGTIGGGALEYELARAAREQAVACRHSRHALGPEMGQCCGGAVEVVSEVFDAAALPEAEMVFARPVAGSAAMPLSVKRLLATARNQGRPPEAQLLDGWMIEPVARPTREIWIWGAGHVGRALVAVLTPLPAVRITWVDTGPDRFPDAIPEGVAPLPAAEPARLVPHAPSDAHHLVLTYSHALDLELCHQLLSHGFASAGLIGSKTKWARFRKRLAALGHGEDQIDSIRCPIGDPALGKHPQAIAVGVAAEILRPGAQTRLQQGKTA comes from the coding sequence ATGGGGTTTGATCTTGATATGCTTGCCCGCGCCGTGGCCGCGCATGGGCGCGTGGTGCGCGTGGTGATCGCGGCGACGCATGGCTCCTGCCCGCGGGAGACCGGGGCGGCGATGCTGGTCTGGGAGAACGGGCAGTCCGGGACGATCGGCGGTGGCGCTTTGGAGTACGAGCTGGCGCGGGCGGCGCGAGAGCAGGCGGTGGCCTGCCGCCACTCCCGCCACGCGCTGGGGCCGGAGATGGGCCAGTGCTGTGGCGGGGCGGTCGAGGTGGTGAGCGAGGTTTTCGACGCCGCCGCCTTGCCCGAGGCGGAGATGGTCTTCGCCCGGCCCGTTGCCGGGTCCGCGGCGATGCCGCTGTCGGTGAAACGCCTGCTGGCCACGGCGCGCAACCAGGGGCGGCCGCCGGAGGCGCAGCTGCTCGATGGCTGGATGATCGAGCCGGTGGCACGGCCCACGCGGGAGATCTGGATCTGGGGCGCGGGTCATGTGGGGCGGGCGCTGGTTGCGGTGTTGACGCCTTTGCCGGCGGTGCGGATCACGTGGGTCGATACCGGGCCGGATCGCTTTCCCGACGCCATTCCCGAGGGCGTCGCCCCCCTGCCCGCGGCCGAGCCCGCGCGGCTGGTGCCGCACGCGCCAAGCGACGCGCATCACCTGGTCCTGACCTATTCCCATGCGCTCGACCTCGAGCTGTGCCATCAACTCCTGAGCCACGGCTTTGCCAGCGCGGGGCTGATCGGGTCGAAGACCAAGTGGGCGCGGTTCCGCAAACGCCTTGCCGCGCTTGGCCATGGTGAAGATCAAATTGACAGCATCCGCTGCCCGATCGGCGACCCCGCCCTTGGCAAACACCCGCAGGCCATTGCGGTCGGCGTGGCGGCGGAGATACTGAGACCCGGGGCGCAAACCCGCCTCCAACAAGGAAAAACCGCGTGA
- a CDS encoding glycoside hydrolase family 25 protein, which produces MRRLAMPILALALLAAAALPEMSRAQEAVISTRSAAFDDRDPVDFGRHAPHRYPVHGIDVARYQGTIDWSRAARAGVNFAFIKATEGGDMLDSHFAQNWHQAGRAGVLRGAYHFYYFCTDAATQAKWFIRNVPRHKGALPPVLDMEWNHMSPTCQKRPAGSVVRSEMKIFLDRLERHYGQRPVVYTTPQFYRDAGLHHMKHEEFWLRSVAKTLDHVYPKQRWSFWQYSGTGIVSGINGDVDLNAFAGSRQSWAKWVRQRQQ; this is translated from the coding sequence ATGCGCCGCCTTGCCATGCCGATTCTCGCGCTTGCCCTTCTGGCCGCAGCCGCGCTGCCCGAGATGTCCCGCGCCCAGGAGGCGGTGATTTCGACCCGGTCGGCCGCGTTCGACGATCGCGACCCGGTGGATTTCGGCCGCCACGCGCCGCATCGCTACCCGGTGCACGGCATCGACGTGGCCCGCTACCAGGGCACGATCGACTGGTCGAGGGCGGCGCGGGCCGGTGTGAATTTCGCCTTCATCAAGGCGACCGAGGGCGGCGATATGCTGGACAGTCATTTCGCGCAGAACTGGCACCAGGCGGGGCGCGCGGGCGTGCTGCGCGGGGCCTATCACTTCTACTATTTCTGCACCGATGCGGCGACACAGGCCAAGTGGTTCATCCGCAACGTGCCGCGCCACAAGGGCGCCCTGCCCCCGGTTCTCGACATGGAGTGGAACCACATGTCGCCCACCTGTCAGAAACGGCCCGCGGGCAGCGTCGTGCGCAGCGAGATGAAGATCTTCCTTGACCGGCTGGAACGGCATTACGGGCAGCGCCCGGTGGTGTACACCACCCCGCAATTCTACCGCGACGCGGGGTTGCACCACATGAAGCACGAGGAGTTCTGGCTGCGCTCGGTCGCAAAGACGCTCGACCATGTCTACCCGAAGCAGCGCTGGAGCTTCTGGCAGTATAGCGGCACCGGGATCGTGTCGGGGATCAACGGCGATGTCGACCTCAACGCCTTTGCCGGCTCGCGGCAGAGCTGGGCCAAGTGGGTCAGGCAGCGCCAGCAGTGA
- a CDS encoding ABC transporter permease, producing the protein MDLSSINPALLLASLLVAATPILLAAIGELVVERSGVLNLGVEGMMITGAICGFAVAVETGSPLLGFVLAAFGGAVLALLFALLTQFALANQVASGLALTLFGLGLSSLMGQGYVGIKPPPTPKLDIPVLSDLPFIGRVVFSHDLMVYFGLALVAAVWATLKYTRVGLVLRAVGENHDAAHALGYKVVRVRLMAILFGGACAGLGGAYISLVRVPQWTEGMTAGAGWIALALVVFASWKAGRVLLGAWLFGGVTVLQLNLQAAGVAIPVEYLSMSPYLITIVVLVIMSADKSRAPASLGRVFHASS; encoded by the coding sequence ATGGACCTTTCTTCGATCAACCCTGCCCTTCTGCTGGCCTCCTTGCTTGTCGCGGCGACGCCCATTCTGCTGGCGGCCATCGGCGAGCTGGTGGTGGAGCGCTCGGGCGTGCTGAACCTCGGGGTCGAGGGGATGATGATTACCGGGGCGATCTGTGGCTTTGCCGTGGCGGTCGAGACCGGCTCGCCGCTGCTTGGGTTCGTGCTGGCGGCGTTTGGGGGCGCGGTTCTGGCGCTGCTTTTCGCGTTGCTCACGCAATTTGCGCTGGCCAACCAGGTGGCGAGCGGGCTGGCGTTGACGCTGTTCGGGCTGGGCCTGAGCTCGCTGATGGGCCAAGGTTACGTGGGGATCAAGCCGCCGCCGACGCCGAAGCTGGATATCCCGGTGCTGAGCGATCTGCCCTTCATCGGCCGCGTCGTCTTTTCCCATGACCTGATGGTGTATTTCGGGCTGGCGCTGGTCGCCGCCGTCTGGGCCACGCTGAAATACACGCGTGTCGGGCTGGTCCTGCGGGCGGTGGGGGAAAACCACGATGCCGCGCATGCGCTTGGCTACAAGGTGGTGCGCGTGCGGCTGATGGCGATCCTGTTCGGCGGCGCCTGCGCGGGGCTGGGCGGGGCCTATATCAGCCTCGTGCGCGTGCCGCAGTGGACGGAAGGCATGACGGCAGGCGCCGGCTGGATCGCCCTGGCGCTGGTGGTCTTCGCAAGCTGGAAGGCGGGCCGCGTGCTGCTGGGCGCATGGCTCTTCGGCGGGGTCACGGTGCTGCAGCTCAACCTGCAGGCGGCGGGCGTCGCCATTCCGGTGGAGTATCTTTCGATGTCGCCCTACTTGATCACCATCGTCGTGCTGGTCATCATGTCGGCGGACAAATCCCGCGCGCCCGCATCCTTGGGCCGCGTCTTTCACGCCTCGTCCTGA
- a CDS encoding DUF938 domain-containing protein: MTKRDLPAELASVAEPDGDARLSAPSAERNAGPLTDLLRDHVPAEGRALEIASGTGQHVLAFARAFPGITWQPTEIAPERRASIDAWAATETLPNIRPARALDAAKPGWAADLGGQDLIVLVNLLHLISTPEAQGIIAETGKALAPGGRFVLYGPFLRNGETTSDGDARFHASLRAADPDVGYKDDFDIVDWLHAAGLTLVEVVEMPANNLAFVSERVTET, encoded by the coding sequence ATGACGAAACGAGACCTGCCTGCCGAACTCGCCTCGGTCGCCGAACCGGATGGAGACGCGCGGCTGTCGGCGCCTTCGGCCGAGCGCAATGCGGGGCCGCTCACCGACCTGTTGCGCGACCATGTGCCGGCGGAAGGCCGGGCGCTGGAGATTGCCAGCGGGACCGGGCAGCATGTTCTCGCCTTTGCCCGGGCCTTCCCCGGGATCACGTGGCAGCCGACCGAGATCGCGCCCGAGCGCCGCGCCAGTATCGATGCCTGGGCGGCCACCGAAACGCTGCCGAATATCCGCCCTGCCCGCGCGCTTGACGCCGCCAAGCCCGGCTGGGCCGCGGACCTTGGCGGGCAGGATCTGATCGTGCTGGTGAACCTACTGCACCTGATCAGCACGCCCGAGGCGCAGGGCATCATTGCCGAGACCGGCAAGGCGCTGGCCCCCGGCGGGCGCTTCGTGCTGTACGGACCCTTCCTGCGGAACGGAGAGACCACCTCGGACGGCGATGCGCGGTTTCATGCCAGTCTGCGCGCCGCCGATCCGGACGTCGGCTACAAGGATGACTTCGACATTGTAGACTGGCTTCACGCGGCGGGTCTGACCCTGGTCGAAGTGGTCGAAATGCCCGCCAACAACCTCGCCTTCGTATCCGAACGCGTAACGGAGACCTGA
- a CDS encoding BMP family ABC transporter substrate-binding protein, with product MTLTRLLTGAALALGLATTAVAQDKTKVGFIYVGPIGDGGWTYEHNQGRLAIEEHFGDKVETVYQESVPEGADAERAITQMALQGADLIFTTSFGYMDPTVNVAKKFPDVKFEHATGYKTADNVSTYSARFYEGRAVQGHIAGKMTESNIIGYIASFPIPEVIRGINSAYIHAKKVNPDVEFKIIWAYTWFDPAKEADAATALIEQGADVILQHTDSTAPQAAAEKAGNVITFGQASDMAEYKPTPRVSSIIDNWKPYYIERTQAVMDGTWETKQTWDGIGPGMVEIGEITDAVPADVKEEALAMKEAMANGEYHPFTGPLKKQDGSDWLAEGETADDGTLLGMNFFVEGLQGEIPQ from the coding sequence ATGACCCTCACCAGACTTCTCACCGGCGCCGCGCTCGCGCTTGGTCTGGCCACCACCGCGGTGGCGCAGGACAAGACCAAGGTCGGCTTCATCTACGTGGGCCCGATTGGCGACGGCGGCTGGACCTACGAGCACAACCAGGGCCGGCTGGCCATCGAAGAGCATTTCGGCGACAAGGTCGAGACGGTCTACCAGGAAAGCGTGCCCGAGGGCGCCGATGCCGAACGGGCGATCACGCAGATGGCCCTGCAGGGCGCCGACCTGATCTTTACCACGTCGTTCGGCTACATGGACCCGACGGTGAACGTGGCCAAGAAGTTTCCGGACGTGAAGTTCGAGCACGCCACAGGCTACAAGACCGCCGACAATGTCAGCACCTACTCGGCCCGCTTCTATGAAGGCCGCGCCGTGCAGGGGCATATCGCCGGCAAGATGACGGAATCGAACATCATCGGCTACATCGCCTCCTTCCCCATTCCGGAGGTGATCCGCGGCATCAACTCGGCCTATATCCACGCCAAGAAGGTCAACCCGGATGTGGAGTTCAAGATCATCTGGGCCTACACGTGGTTCGACCCGGCGAAGGAGGCCGACGCCGCGACCGCGCTGATCGAACAGGGCGCCGACGTGATCCTGCAGCATACCGATTCGACCGCGCCGCAGGCCGCCGCCGAAAAGGCCGGCAACGTCATCACCTTCGGGCAAGCCTCGGACATGGCCGAGTACAAGCCCACGCCGCGGGTGAGCTCGATCATCGACAACTGGAAGCCCTATTACATCGAGCGCACGCAAGCCGTGATGGACGGGACGTGGGAGACCAAGCAGACCTGGGACGGGATCGGCCCGGGCATGGTCGAGATCGGCGAGATCACCGATGCTGTGCCGGCCGACGTGAAGGAAGAGGCGCTGGCGATGAAGGAGGCCATGGCCAATGGCGAGTACCACCCCTTCACCGGCCCTCTGAAGAAGCAGGACGGCTCGGACTGGCTGGCCGAGGGCGAGACGGCGGATGACGGCACGCTTCTGGGCATGAACTTCTTCGTCGAGGGGCTGCAGGGCGAGATCCCGCAGTAA
- the xdhB gene encoding xanthine dehydrogenase molybdopterin binding subunit: MSVTKPLPHDAAPLHVTGQARYVDDIPTPAETLHLAFGVSEVAAGTITALDVSEVRASAGVVAVLTADDLERDADTSPSIHDEPLLATGEVHYAGQALFLVIADSHLNARKAARKATVEIAERTPILSIDDAIAADSHFEDGPRLYEKGDADAAIANAPHAIDGTLEMGGQEHFYLEGQAAMALPQEGGDMVVMSSTQHPSEIQHKVAHALGIPMHGVRVECRRMGGGFGGKESQGNALAIACALGAQLTGRPCKMRYDRDDDMIITGKRHDFRIAYRAGFDERGRVLGVEFTQYARCGWSQDLSLPVADRAMLHADNAYHLEHARILSHRLKTNTQSATAFRGFGGPQGMIGIERVMDHIAHELGRDPLQVRRVNYYAAPEKTGPGTGHRYGGAYSPGASKARPIPDDIDPASRGAQSEMPPDAVPKPPAGVQTTPYGQPVEDFILHEMTDMLVEKADYHARRKAVAEWNARNAVLKKGIALTPVKFGISFTLTHLNQAGALVHVYNDGSIHLNHGGTEMGQGLFQKVAQVAAARFGVPLEMVKITATDTGKVPNTSATAASSGSDLNGMAVKAACDTIRERMAAFLAEYHQAEPATVRFEDGKVFVGEHERSFAEAAKLAYEHRVSLSSTGFYKTPKLAWDRIRGEGRPFFYFAYGAAVTEVVIDTLTGENRILRTDILHDAGASLNPALDIGQIEGGYVQGAGWLTTEELVWNDKGRLTTHAPSTYKIPACGDRPDVFNVALWDDENREETIYRSKAVGEPPFMLGISAFLALSDAVASCGAAYPALDAPATAERVFMTVERVRHGV, from the coding sequence ATGAGCGTGACGAAGCCCCTGCCCCACGACGCCGCGCCGCTGCATGTGACCGGGCAGGCAAGATACGTGGATGATATCCCGACGCCGGCGGAGACGCTGCACCTGGCCTTTGGGGTCAGCGAGGTGGCGGCGGGGACGATCACGGCGCTGGACGTTTCGGAGGTTCGGGCCAGTGCGGGCGTGGTCGCGGTGCTGACCGCCGATGATCTTGAGCGGGATGCGGATACCTCGCCGTCCATTCATGACGAGCCGTTGCTGGCCACGGGCGAGGTACATTATGCCGGGCAGGCTCTGTTTCTTGTCATCGCGGACAGTCATCTGAACGCCCGCAAGGCAGCAAGGAAGGCGACGGTGGAGATTGCCGAGCGCACCCCGATCCTGAGCATCGACGACGCCATCGCCGCCGACAGCCATTTCGAGGACGGGCCGCGGCTTTACGAGAAGGGCGATGCGGACGCCGCCATCGCCAATGCCCCCCATGCCATAGACGGCACGCTGGAGATGGGTGGGCAGGAGCATTTCTACCTCGAAGGCCAGGCTGCCATGGCCCTGCCGCAGGAAGGCGGCGACATGGTGGTCATGTCCTCGACCCAGCATCCCAGCGAGATACAGCACAAGGTGGCGCATGCCTTGGGCATCCCGATGCACGGTGTGCGGGTGGAATGCCGGCGGATGGGCGGCGGGTTCGGCGGCAAGGAGAGCCAGGGCAATGCGCTGGCGATTGCCTGTGCGCTGGGGGCGCAGCTGACCGGCAGGCCCTGCAAGATGCGCTATGACCGGGACGATGACATGATCATCACCGGCAAGCGGCATGATTTCCGGATCGCCTATCGCGCGGGGTTCGATGAGCGGGGCCGGGTGCTGGGGGTGGAGTTCACCCAGTATGCCCGGTGCGGGTGGAGCCAGGATCTGTCGCTGCCGGTGGCGGACCGGGCGATGCTGCATGCGGACAATGCGTATCACCTGGAACATGCGCGGATATTGTCGCACCGGCTGAAGACCAACACGCAGTCGGCCACCGCGTTCCGGGGGTTCGGCGGGCCGCAGGGGATGATCGGGATCGAGCGGGTGATGGACCATATCGCCCATGAGCTGGGTCGCGATCCGCTGCAGGTGCGGCGGGTGAATTACTATGCCGCGCCGGAGAAGACCGGGCCGGGCACGGGGCATCGCTATGGCGGGGCCTATTCGCCGGGGGCCAGCAAAGCGCGGCCGATCCCTGACGATATCGACCCGGCCTCGCGCGGGGCGCAGTCGGAGATGCCGCCGGACGCGGTGCCGAAGCCGCCTGCGGGTGTGCAGACCACGCCCTATGGCCAGCCGGTCGAGGATTTCATCCTGCACGAGATGACCGATATGCTGGTCGAAAAGGCCGACTATCACGCCCGGCGCAAGGCGGTGGCGGAGTGGAATGCCAGGAACGCCGTGCTGAAGAAGGGCATTGCACTGACGCCGGTGAAGTTCGGGATTTCCTTCACGCTGACCCATCTCAACCAGGCCGGCGCGCTGGTGCATGTCTATAACGATGGCTCGATCCACCTCAACCATGGCGGCACGGAGATGGGACAGGGCCTCTTCCAGAAGGTGGCGCAGGTGGCGGCCGCGCGGTTCGGGGTGCCGCTGGAGATGGTGAAGATCACGGCGACCGATACGGGCAAGGTGCCCAATACCTCGGCCACCGCGGCGAGTTCGGGGAGTGACCTGAACGGGATGGCGGTGAAGGCGGCCTGTGACACCATTCGCGAGCGTATGGCGGCGTTTCTGGCCGAGTATCATCAGGCGGAGCCTGCGACCGTGCGGTTCGAGGATGGCAAGGTGTTTGTGGGCGAGCACGAACGGAGTTTCGCCGAGGCCGCGAAGCTGGCCTATGAGCACCGGGTGAGCCTGTCATCGACCGGGTTCTACAAGACGCCCAAGCTGGCGTGGGATCGCATTCGCGGCGAGGGCCGGCCGTTCTTCTACTTCGCCTATGGCGCGGCTGTCACCGAGGTGGTGATCGACACCCTGACCGGCGAGAACCGGATCCTGCGGACGGATATCCTGCACGATGCGGGGGCCAGCCTGAACCCGGCGCTCGATATCGGGCAGATCGAGGGCGGTTACGTGCAGGGCGCGGGGTGGCTGACGACGGAAGAGCTGGTGTGGAACGACAAGGGCCGGCTGACCACGCACGCGCCCTCGACCTACAAGATCCCCGCCTGTGGCGACCGGCCGGACGTGTTCAACGTGGCGCTCTGGGATGACGAGAACCGGGAGGAGACGATTTACCGGTCGAAGGCGGTGGGCGAGCCGCCCTTCATGCTGGGGATCTCGGCGTTTCTTGCGCTGTCGGATGCGGTGGCCAGTTGCGGGGCGGCTTATCCGGCTTTGGATGCCCCTGCGACGGCGGAACGGGTGTTCATGACGGTCGAACGGGTGCGTCATGGGGTTTGA
- a CDS encoding ABC transporter permease, which yields MLKLEKRPQPSRLWTYLTPVLAVVITMIAGGALFALLGKNPVEAIGTIFWEPLFGEFAFYYRPQLLVKGAPLILIAIGLSLGFRAGIWNIGAEGQYIIGALCGAGVGLAFYPMEAWFIFPLMVIAGALGGWAWAMIPALLKVRFGTNEILVSLMLVYVAEQLLAKMSLGLLRNPEGHGFPGSRNLQQYPSAHNAEVIAGTGMHWGVLAAFLAVILAYVLLNRHILGYHIRLTGEAPRAARFAGVNPARLILFCLGTAGALAGMAGMFEVSGPSGQVSIDFNVGYGFTAIIVAFLGRLHPVGILFAGLLMALTYIGGEIAQSNLGLPAAAIQMFQGMLLFFLLAVDLLTNFRIRIKTAEAA from the coding sequence GTGCTGAAGCTTGAGAAACGGCCGCAGCCGTCGCGGCTCTGGACCTATCTGACGCCGGTGCTAGCGGTGGTGATCACCATGATCGCGGGCGGGGCGCTGTTCGCGCTCTTGGGCAAGAACCCGGTGGAGGCGATCGGGACGATCTTCTGGGAGCCGCTCTTCGGCGAGTTCGCCTTCTACTACCGGCCGCAGCTGCTGGTGAAGGGGGCGCCGCTCATTCTGATCGCGATCGGGTTGAGCCTCGGGTTCCGGGCGGGGATCTGGAATATCGGGGCCGAGGGGCAGTATATCATCGGCGCGCTCTGCGGGGCCGGTGTGGGGCTGGCCTTCTACCCGATGGAGGCGTGGTTCATCTTTCCGCTGATGGTGATCGCGGGGGCGCTGGGCGGCTGGGCCTGGGCGATGATCCCGGCGCTTTTGAAGGTGCGGTTCGGGACGAACGAGATCCTCGTGTCGCTGATGCTGGTCTACGTGGCCGAGCAATTGCTGGCGAAGATGTCGCTGGGGCTGTTGCGGAACCCGGAAGGCCACGGCTTTCCGGGCTCGCGGAACCTGCAGCAGTATCCGTCCGCCCATAACGCCGAAGTGATTGCGGGGACAGGGATGCATTGGGGGGTTCTGGCGGCGTTCCTGGCGGTGATCCTGGCCTATGTGCTGCTGAACCGGCATATCCTGGGCTATCACATCCGGCTGACGGGCGAGGCGCCGAGGGCGGCGCGGTTCGCGGGCGTCAACCCGGCGCGGCTGATCCTGTTTTGTCTCGGTACCGCCGGCGCGCTGGCGGGGATGGCGGGGATGTTCGAGGTGTCGGGGCCGTCGGGGCAGGTCAGCATCGACTTCAACGTGGGCTATGGCTTTACCGCGATCATCGTGGCCTTCCTCGGGCGGCTGCACCCGGTGGGGATCCTGTTTGCGGGGCTGCTGATGGCTTTGACCTATATCGGGGGCGAGATCGCGCAGTCGAACCTTGGGCTGCCCGCCGCCGCCATCCAGATGTTCCAGGGGATGCTTCTGTTCTTCCTGCTGGCCGTCGACCTGCTCACCAATTTCCGTATCCGGATCAAGACAGCGGAGGCCGCGTGA
- a CDS encoding ABC transporter ATP-binding protein encodes MTGTLLTIEGLTKAYPGVVANDNVSFEIKEGEVHALLGENGAGKSTLVKMIYGLVKPDSGTMTLRGKPFTPAEPRAARAAGVAMVFQHFSLFDALNVAENIALGMENPPPMRDLAARIREVSETYGLPLDPFRTVGDLSAGERQRVEIIRCLLQEPKLLIMDEPTSVLTPQEVEILFETLRKLTGEGVAILYISHKLEEIRALCDAATILRLGKNVGTCVPAETSAREMAEMMVGSAFESPERAGRDLGDVALDISGLSVKSPSAFGTSLKNIHLTVQQGEILGIGGVAGNGQDELLAVLSGELKTDADAIRLLGQPVGRLGPTARRELGLLAAPEERLGHAAAPDMSLIENGVLTAAQRENLLNRGFLKWGAARSFAEKVIEAFDVRTPGPDNAARSLSGGNLQKFVIGREVLQRPKVLVVNQPTWGVDAAAAAAIRQALLDLAAEGAAIVCISQDLDELMEISDRFGALNEGRLSDIRPAKGLTVEEIGLMMGGAHGMEVSHA; translated from the coding sequence GTGACTGGGACACTTCTGACAATCGAGGGCCTGACCAAGGCCTATCCGGGCGTCGTTGCAAACGACAACGTCTCGTTCGAGATCAAGGAGGGCGAAGTGCATGCCCTGCTTGGCGAAAACGGCGCCGGCAAATCGACGCTGGTGAAGATGATCTACGGGCTGGTGAAACCCGACAGCGGCACGATGACGCTGCGCGGGAAGCCGTTCACCCCGGCGGAGCCGCGCGCGGCACGGGCGGCGGGGGTGGCGATGGTGTTCCAGCACTTTTCGCTCTTCGATGCGCTGAACGTGGCGGAGAATATCGCGCTCGGCATGGAGAACCCGCCGCCGATGCGCGACCTTGCGGCGCGGATCCGCGAGGTGTCGGAGACCTACGGGTTGCCGCTCGACCCTTTCCGCACGGTGGGTGACCTGTCGGCGGGGGAACGGCAGAGGGTGGAGATCATCCGCTGCCTGCTGCAGGAGCCGAAGCTTCTGATCATGGACGAGCCGACCTCGGTGCTGACGCCGCAGGAGGTGGAGATCCTGTTCGAGACGCTGCGCAAGCTGACCGGGGAAGGCGTGGCGATCCTCTATATCTCGCACAAGCTGGAGGAAATCCGCGCGCTGTGCGATGCGGCGACGATCTTGCGGCTGGGCAAGAACGTGGGCACCTGCGTGCCGGCGGAAACCTCGGCGCGGGAGATGGCGGAGATGATGGTGGGCTCGGCGTTCGAGTCGCCCGAACGCGCGGGGCGGGATCTGGGTGACGTGGCGCTGGATATCTCGGGGCTGTCGGTCAAGTCGCCCTCGGCCTTTGGCACATCTTTGAAGAATATTCACCTGACGGTGCAGCAGGGCGAGATCCTCGGGATCGGCGGGGTTGCGGGTAACGGGCAGGACGAATTGCTGGCGGTGCTGTCGGGGGAGTTGAAGACCGACGCGGACGCGATCCGCCTGCTGGGTCAGCCGGTGGGCCGGCTGGGGCCGACGGCGCGGCGCGAGCTGGGCTTGCTGGCGGCACCCGAGGAGCGGCTGGGCCATGCGGCGGCGCCCGACATGAGCCTGATCGAGAATGGCGTGCTGACGGCGGCGCAGCGGGAGAACCTGCTGAACCGCGGCTTCCTGAAATGGGGCGCGGCGCGGAGCTTTGCCGAGAAGGTGATTGAGGCTTTCGACGTGCGCACGCCCGGGCCGGACAACGCGGCGCGCTCGCTGTCGGGCGGGAACCTGCAGAAATTCGTCATCGGCCGGGAGGTGCTGCAACGGCCGAAGGTGCTGGTGGTCAACCAGCCCACCTGGGGCGTCGATGCCGCGGCGGCCGCTGCCATCCGGCAGGCGCTGCTGGACCTTGCCGCCGAGGGGGCGGCGATCGTCTGCATCAGCCAGGATTTGGACGAGCTGATGGAAATTTCCGACCGGTTCGGGGCGCTGAACGAGGGGCGGCTGTCGGATATCCGGCCCGCCAAGGGCCTGACCGTCGAGGAGATCGGGCTGATGATGGGGGGTGCCCACGGGATGGAGGTGTCGCATGCCTGA
- a CDS encoding DUF3422 family protein, with amino-acid sequence MPPIIDHPLRYRLANELHARPFPSLTVPATAVYLAIKQEHGAAGRDRAADMAHLVALLDRHGAAHPQPGATHFSGKIGRHTLKWESHTEFVTYTAFREGQGKRPFDPTDFEVFPEDWLAEAPGLRVTSALIRIDPLKGDDELAADIADWFVPDSVAVAKVLDDAAVVAGDFRIDPAGHQRLLISVSPDTGPRRVGRIMQRLCEIETYKSMSMLGFSRVRELNPRMGELEDRMRAMIGDMTGGEKKAEETLPDLLDISAELEAMVAQSSFRFGATEAYETIVSQRISVLREERFQGRQTFGEFMMRRYDPAMRTVRSSKDRLDAMADRARRAGELLRTRVDVERSAQNQALLESMDKRADMQLRLQKTVEGLSVVAISYYAVSLAGYLLYPLTDVFGVSKGMITAIATLPVVAAVWFMVRKIRKKID; translated from the coding sequence ATGCCACCCATCATCGATCATCCCCTGCGCTATCGCCTCGCGAACGAGCTGCACGCGCGCCCCTTTCCCTCGCTCACCGTGCCCGCCACGGCGGTCTACCTCGCCATCAAGCAGGAGCATGGCGCCGCGGGGCGCGACCGCGCGGCCGACATGGCGCATCTCGTGGCGCTGCTCGACCGGCACGGCGCGGCCCATCCCCAGCCCGGCGCCACGCATTTCTCGGGCAAGATCGGGCGGCACACGCTCAAGTGGGAAAGTCATACCGAGTTCGTCACCTACACGGCCTTCCGCGAGGGGCAGGGCAAACGCCCCTTCGACCCCACCGATTTCGAGGTCTTCCCCGAGGATTGGCTGGCCGAGGCGCCGGGGCTGCGCGTCACCTCGGCGCTGATCCGGATCGACCCCCTGAAGGGCGACGACGAGCTGGCCGCCGATATCGCCGACTGGTTCGTGCCCGACAGCGTCGCCGTGGCCAAGGTGCTGGACGACGCCGCCGTCGTCGCCGGCGATTTCCGGATCGACCCGGCCGGCCACCAGCGCCTGCTGATCAGCGTCTCGCCCGACACCGGCCCGCGCCGCGTGGGCCGGATCATGCAGCGCCTCTGCGAGATCGAGACCTACAAGTCGATGTCGATGCTGGGCTTCTCCCGCGTGCGCGAGCTCAACCCCCGCATGGGCGAGCTGGAAGACCGGATGCGCGCCATGATCGGCGACATGACCGGGGGCGAAAAGAAGGCGGAAGAGACCCTGCCGGACCTTCTCGACATCTCCGCCGAGCTTGAGGCGATGGTGGCGCAAAGCTCCTTCCGCTTCGGCGCGACCGAGGCCTACGAGACCATCGTCAGCCAGCGGATTTCCGTGCTGCGCGAAGAACGCTTCCAGGGCCGCCAGACCTTCGGCGAATTCATGATGCGCCGCTACGACCCGGCAATGCGCACCGTGCGGTCCAGCAAGGACCGGCTCGACGCCATGGCCGACCGCGCCCGCCGCGCCGGAGAGCTGCTCCGAACCCGCGTCGATGTCGAACGCAGCGCCCAGAACCAGGCGCTTCTGGAAAGCATGGACAAGCGCGCCGACATGCAGCTGCGCCTGCAAAAGACGGTCGAGGGGCTGTCGGTGGTGGCGATCAGCTATTACGCGGTCTCGCTGGCGGGCTACCTGCTTTACCCGCTCACGGATGTCTTCGGCGTCAGCAAGGGCATGATCACCGCCATCGCGACGCTGCCGGTCGTGGCCGCCGTCTGGTTCATGGTCCGCAAGATCCGCAAGAAGATCGACTGA